A stretch of Allostreptomyces psammosilenae DNA encodes these proteins:
- the gap gene encoding type I glyceraldehyde-3-phosphate dehydrogenase: protein MTIRVGINGFGRIGRNFFRAVLAQNADIEIVGVNDLTDNETLAHLLRYDTILGRLDREVTVDGDTITVGGKSFKAIAERDPAQLPWGELGADIVIESTGRFTNAEDAKKHLDAGAKKVIISAPAKGEDATFVMGVNHESYDPAKHHVVSNASCTTNCVAPLAKVLLDNFGVVKGLMTTVHAYTNDQVILDFPHKDLRRARAAAQNIIPTTTGAAKATALVIPELKGKLDGIAMRVPVPTGSVTDLVVELEREATKDEINAAFKAAAEGSLKGFLEYTEDQIVSSDIVNWPASCTFDSSLTMVSGKTVKVVGWYDNEWGYSNRLVDLASHIGGKL from the coding sequence GTGACGATCCGGGTAGGCATCAACGGCTTCGGCCGTATCGGCCGCAACTTCTTCCGTGCGGTCCTGGCCCAGAACGCTGACATCGAGATCGTCGGTGTCAACGACCTGACCGACAACGAGACCCTGGCGCACCTGCTCAGGTACGACACCATCCTGGGCCGCCTGGACCGCGAGGTCACCGTGGACGGCGACACGATCACCGTCGGCGGCAAGAGCTTCAAGGCGATCGCCGAGCGCGACCCGGCCCAGCTGCCCTGGGGCGAGCTCGGCGCCGACATCGTGATCGAGTCCACCGGCCGCTTCACCAACGCCGAGGACGCCAAGAAGCACCTCGACGCGGGCGCCAAGAAGGTCATCATCTCGGCCCCGGCCAAGGGCGAGGACGCCACCTTCGTGATGGGCGTCAACCACGAGAGCTACGACCCGGCCAAGCACCACGTGGTCTCCAACGCCTCCTGCACCACCAACTGCGTGGCGCCGCTGGCCAAGGTGCTGCTGGACAACTTCGGTGTGGTCAAGGGCCTGATGACCACGGTCCACGCCTACACCAACGACCAGGTCATCCTGGACTTCCCGCACAAGGACCTGCGCCGCGCCCGCGCCGCCGCCCAGAACATCATCCCGACCACCACCGGTGCCGCGAAGGCCACCGCGCTGGTGATCCCGGAGCTGAAGGGCAAGCTGGACGGCATCGCCATGCGCGTGCCGGTCCCCACCGGCTCGGTGACCGACCTGGTCGTCGAGCTGGAGCGGGAGGCCACCAAGGACGAGATCAACGCGGCGTTCAAGGCGGCCGCCGAGGGCTCCCTCAAGGGCTTCCTGGAGTACACCGAGGACCAGATCGTCTCCTCCGACATCGTCAACTGGCCGGCGTCGTGCACCTTCGACTCCAGCCTGACCATGGTGTCCGGCAAGACGGTCAAGGTCGTCGGCTGGTACGACAACGAGTGGGGCTACTCCAACCGCCTGGTGGACCTCGCCTCCCACATCGGCGGCAAGCTCTGA
- a CDS encoding phosphoglycerate kinase, with protein sequence MKTIDDLDVAGKRVLVRADLNVPLDGTRITDDGRIRASVPTIAKLAQAGARVIVCSHLGRPKGEPDPKYSLAPVATRLGELLGRPVAFASDTVGDSAQEITAALGDGEVALLENLRFNAGETSKDDAERGAFADRLAALAQVYVSDGFGAVHRKHASVYDVPARLPHAAGGLIATEVEVLKKLTEDVSRPYVVVLGGAKVSDKLGVIDNLLDKADRLIIGGGMAYTFLKAKGLEVGRSLLQEEQIPTVTEYLRRAEDKGVELLLPVDFLVATEFPSDPAPGTATYQVVDADAIPADHEGLDIGPKSRELFASRLADAATVFWNGPMGVFEYADYAGGTEAIARALAESSAFSVIGGGDSASAVRNLGFDDKAFGHISTGGGASLEYLEGKTLPGLAALED encoded by the coding sequence ATGAAGACCATCGACGACCTCGACGTCGCCGGCAAGCGCGTGCTCGTCCGCGCCGACCTCAACGTGCCGCTCGACGGCACCCGCATCACCGACGACGGCCGCATCCGGGCCTCCGTGCCCACCATCGCCAAGCTGGCCCAGGCCGGCGCCCGCGTCATCGTCTGCTCCCACCTCGGCCGCCCCAAGGGCGAGCCGGACCCGAAGTACTCCCTCGCCCCGGTCGCCACCCGCCTCGGCGAGCTGCTCGGCCGCCCGGTCGCCTTCGCCTCCGACACGGTGGGTGACAGCGCCCAGGAGATCACCGCCGCCCTCGGCGACGGCGAGGTCGCGCTGCTGGAGAACCTGCGCTTCAACGCCGGCGAGACCAGCAAGGACGACGCCGAGCGCGGCGCCTTCGCCGACCGGCTCGCCGCCCTCGCCCAGGTCTACGTGAGCGACGGCTTCGGCGCCGTGCACCGCAAGCACGCCTCGGTGTACGACGTGCCGGCCCGCCTGCCGCACGCCGCCGGCGGCCTGATCGCCACCGAGGTCGAGGTCCTGAAGAAGCTCACCGAGGACGTCAGCCGCCCCTACGTGGTGGTCCTCGGCGGCGCCAAGGTCTCCGACAAGCTCGGCGTGATCGACAACCTGCTGGACAAGGCCGACCGGCTGATCATCGGCGGCGGCATGGCCTACACCTTCCTCAAGGCCAAGGGCCTGGAGGTGGGCAGGAGCCTGCTCCAGGAGGAGCAGATCCCGACCGTGACCGAGTACCTGCGGCGCGCCGAGGACAAGGGCGTCGAGCTGCTGCTCCCGGTCGACTTCCTGGTCGCCACCGAGTTCCCCAGCGACCCGGCCCCGGGCACCGCCACCTACCAGGTGGTGGACGCCGACGCCATCCCGGCCGACCACGAGGGCCTGGACATCGGCCCGAAGAGCCGGGAGCTGTTCGCCTCCCGCCTCGCCGACGCGGCCACCGTCTTCTGGAACGGCCCGATGGGCGTCTTCGAGTACGCCGACTACGCCGGCGGCACCGAGGCGATCGCCCGCGCGCTCGCCGAGTCCAGCGCGTTCAGCGTGATCGGCGGCGGCGACTCCGCCTCGGCCGTGCGCAACCTCGGCTTCGACGACAAGGCGTTCGGCCACATCTCGACCGGCGGCGGCGCCAGCCTCGAATACCTTGAGGGCAAGACCCTGCCTGGCCTGGCAGCACTGGAGGACTGA
- a CDS encoding TetR/AcrR family transcriptional regulator encodes MARTKEFDPDAALQAALELFWERGYEATSMSDLVARLGIAKASIYGTFGGKRDLFLAALDRYGANRSNTGALAALNEPDAGLEAVRAAVRAFATEAMEDPRRLGCLVTNSAVELTRHDTEVARRVEASWASLEGALESALVRARDRGELPEGREPRQIASFLLVLFQGLRVMGRGRPEPERIRAAATQALAVLE; translated from the coding sequence ATGGCACGCACCAAGGAGTTCGACCCGGACGCCGCCCTCCAGGCGGCGCTCGAACTGTTCTGGGAGCGCGGCTACGAAGCCACCTCCATGTCCGACCTGGTGGCGCGCCTCGGCATCGCCAAGGCCAGCATCTACGGAACGTTCGGCGGCAAGCGGGACCTCTTCCTGGCCGCCCTGGACCGCTACGGCGCCAACCGGAGCAACACCGGCGCGCTCGCCGCGCTGAACGAACCGGACGCCGGGCTGGAGGCGGTGCGGGCCGCCGTGCGGGCCTTCGCCACCGAGGCCATGGAGGACCCGCGCCGCCTCGGCTGCCTGGTGACCAACAGCGCCGTCGAGCTGACCCGGCACGACACGGAGGTCGCCCGGCGGGTGGAGGCGAGCTGGGCGTCCCTGGAGGGGGCCTTGGAGAGCGCCCTGGTGCGGGCCCGCGACCGCGGTGAGCTCCCCGAGGGACGCGAACCGCGGCAGATCGCCAGCTTCCTGCTGGTGCTCTTCCAGGGGCTGCGGGTGATGGGGCGCGGACGGCCGGAACCGGAACGGATCCGGGCCGCCGCGACGCAGGCCCTCGCCGTCCTGGAGTGA
- the tpiA gene encoding triose-phosphate isomerase, with product MATHARTPLMAGNWKMNLNHLEAIAHVQKLAFSLTDADYEAVEVAVLAPFTDLRSVQTLVDGDKLKIKYGAQDISAHDSGAYTGEVSGPMLAKLKCSYVAIGHSERREYHGETDELVNAKVKAAFRNDIVPILCVGEGLDVRKAGRQVPHTLAQVDGALAGLPAEQAARIVIAYEPVWAIGTGEVATPEDAQEVCAAIRGRLAELYDAQVADAVRILYGGSVKASNAAGIMAKPDVDGALVGGASLVADEFVGIVRFDQADTKTA from the coding sequence ATGGCAACCCACGCACGCACGCCGCTGATGGCGGGCAACTGGAAGATGAACCTCAACCACCTCGAGGCCATCGCCCACGTCCAGAAGCTCGCCTTCAGCCTCACCGACGCCGACTACGAGGCGGTGGAGGTGGCGGTGCTGGCGCCGTTCACCGACCTCCGTTCCGTGCAGACGCTGGTCGACGGCGACAAGCTGAAGATCAAGTACGGCGCGCAGGACATCTCGGCGCACGACTCCGGGGCCTACACCGGCGAGGTGTCCGGCCCGATGCTGGCCAAGCTGAAGTGCTCCTACGTGGCCATCGGCCACTCCGAGCGGCGCGAGTACCACGGCGAGACCGACGAGCTGGTCAACGCCAAGGTGAAGGCGGCCTTCCGCAACGACATCGTGCCGATCCTGTGCGTCGGCGAGGGCCTGGACGTCCGCAAGGCCGGCCGGCAGGTCCCGCACACCCTCGCCCAGGTCGACGGCGCGCTGGCCGGCCTCCCGGCGGAGCAGGCGGCCCGCATCGTCATCGCCTACGAGCCGGTGTGGGCCATCGGCACCGGCGAGGTCGCCACCCCCGAGGACGCCCAGGAGGTCTGCGCGGCCATCCGTGGACGACTCGCCGAGCTGTACGACGCGCAGGTGGCGGACGCCGTCCGCATCCTGTACGGCGGTTCGGTGAAGGCCTCCAACGCGGCCGGGATCATGGCCAAGCCGGACGTGGACGGCGCCCTGGTGGGAGGCGCCTCGCTGGTGGCCGACGAGTTCGTCGGCATCGTGCGCTTCGACCAGGCGGACACCAAGACGGCCTGA
- the whiA gene encoding DNA-binding protein WhiA produces the protein MAMTAAVKDELSRLPITRACCRKAEVSSILRFAGGLHIVSGRIVVEAELDTGAAARRLRKDILEIFGHASDLVVMAPGGLRRGSRFVVRVVAGGDQLARQTGLLDGRGRPIRGLPPQVVSGATCDAEAAWRGAFLAHGSLTEPGRSSSLEITCPGSEAALALVGAARRLGITAKNREVRGVDRVVVRDGDAIGAVLTRLGAHESVLAWEERRMRREVRATANRLANFDDANLRRSARAAVAAGARVARALEILGDDVPEHLAAAGRLRMEHKQASLEELGSLADPPLTKDAVAGRIRRLLAMADKRAMELGLPGTESSLTEEMVG, from the coding sequence ATGGCGATGACCGCAGCGGTGAAGGACGAGCTCAGCAGGCTGCCGATCACCAGAGCATGCTGTCGCAAGGCCGAGGTCTCCTCGATCCTGCGGTTCGCCGGCGGCCTGCACATCGTCTCGGGCCGCATCGTGGTCGAGGCGGAGCTCGACACCGGAGCCGCCGCCCGGCGGCTGCGCAAGGACATCCTGGAGATCTTCGGCCACGCCTCGGACCTGGTGGTGATGGCCCCCGGCGGGCTGCGGCGGGGCAGCCGCTTCGTGGTCCGGGTGGTGGCCGGCGGCGACCAGCTCGCCCGGCAGACCGGCCTGCTGGACGGCCGCGGCCGGCCCATCCGCGGCCTGCCGCCCCAGGTGGTCTCCGGGGCCACCTGCGACGCCGAGGCGGCCTGGCGCGGCGCCTTCCTCGCCCACGGCTCGCTCACCGAACCCGGCCGCTCCTCCTCGCTGGAGATCACCTGCCCCGGCTCCGAGGCGGCCCTCGCCCTGGTCGGCGCGGCCCGCCGGCTCGGCATCACCGCCAAGAACCGCGAGGTGCGCGGGGTCGACCGGGTCGTGGTCCGCGACGGCGACGCGATCGGCGCGGTGCTCACCCGGCTCGGCGCGCACGAGTCGGTGCTGGCCTGGGAGGAGCGGCGGATGCGCCGCGAGGTGCGGGCGACCGCCAACCGGCTGGCCAACTTCGACGACGCCAACCTGCGCCGCTCCGCGCGCGCCGCGGTGGCCGCCGGCGCCCGGGTGGCGCGCGCCCTGGAGATCCTCGGCGACGACGTGCCCGAGCACCTGGCCGCCGCCGGCCGGCTGCGGATGGAGCACAAGCAGGCGTCGCTGGAGGAGCTGGGCTCGCTCGCCGACCCGCCGCTGACCAAGGACGCGGTGGCCGGCCGGATCCGGCGCCTGCTGGCGATGGCCGACAAGCGCGCCATGGAACTGGGCCTGCCCGGCACCGAGTCCAGCCTCACCGAGGAGATGGTCGGCTGA